The Paenibacillus polymyxa M1 DNA segment ATTACAACAAGTCAATTTTTGAGAAGGTAGGAATCAAGACACCACTTAAGACGATTGACCAGATGGCCGATGCAGCTAAGAAGTTGAAAGCTGCTGGTTATGTACCGATGTCAATCTTTGCTAAAGAAAAATGGATTACGACCGCTTTTTATAATGGGCTGGTTACAAGAGAGCAACCACGTGGATTCGGAGCACTTGAGGAGAAGGGTGTAAAAGCATTGCCAGAAGCATTCGTAACAGCGGCACAGCAGATGAAGCAACTGCAAAGAGCCGGATTGTTCGATGCCAACGCCACGAACACCAATTATGATCAGGCATCGTCCCTATTTTATCAGGGCAAAGCTGCCATGTTCGTAAATGGACAATGGGAAATCTACAGCTCCCAGGAAAAGCTGGGCGATCAAGTCGACTGGATGTACTGGCCTGCAAAGGATGAAGCAACCTACGAGAATTCCAAATACTTTATTGACGGCTCAGGTTCTCCACAAGGTTACGCAGTATCAGCGAATAGCAAAAATAAGGAAACAGCCGTAAAGGTAGCGGCATTCCTTGCCTCAAAATCAGCAGAGTACAGATACTCCCAGCTTGGAAGTCCAATTGTTCCAGTGAAAGTTGATAAACCAATGGCCTCCAATGTTCCAGCAATGATGCAGCGAGTTGTTAAAGAGTTGTTACCAAATGCGCAGGAATATGCTCAACTTCTGAGTAATACAAAAATTCAGAACACGATTAATGACAATACTCAGAATATGATGGTCGACAACTTTTCAGAAAACGATTTTGTAAGTAATCTGAATAACACATTGAATAAAGAAAACTGAGAATTCAGGGAACGGCAACCCTTGGCGCATAAGGCGCTGAGGGGGCTGTTCCAAAGATAAGGGGTGGAAGCAAGACATGAATAAATATTTGGGGAACAAACCGGCGCTCGCACTGTTTCTCCTCCCTGCTTTGATACTGTATAGCGTGATTCTAATCTATCCCGTTTTGCAAACCGTTCTTCGCAGCTTTTATGATTGGGATGGCCTCAGTACACTGACCTTTTCAGGATTGAATAATTACCGGGAATTGTTCTCTGATCCTCTACTTGCTACTTCGCTTAAGAACGGATTGATCTTTGCCATTGTGCTGGCAGTCTTTCAGATCGGACTGGGAACGATATTGGCACTAATCTGTGCGGACCCACGTACACGCGGGCGGAAAATACTGAAAACCGCTTATTTTATCCCAGTTGTCCTATCGGTAACCGTGGTATGCCAGCTGTGGATTGCAATTTATGATCCAACCAACGGATTAATCAACCGACTGTTTGATCTCTTGAACATTCCGTATCAGCAAAATTGGTTGAGCTCCCCAACAACATCCATTATTGCCATCGCCTTTGTTAATGCTTGGCAGTTTATGGGATACCAATTCTCGTTGTTATATGCGGGAGTTAAGTCAATACCCGAGGACTACTTTGAGGCTGCCACGATTGACGGTTGCAGCAAATGGAAAGCGCATCTGCATGTTACGCTTCCTTTAATGAGAGAAACGTACAAATTTTGCTTCATTATCGCGATAACCTCTGGAATAGGGGCGTTTGTGCAGATGCTGATTATGACAAATGGTGGGCCCGGTACTACAAACTATACACTGACATTCATGATTTATCGCTATGCTTTTATGGAGAGCAACTATGGTTATGCGTGTGCTGTATCCGTGCTACTTGTATTAATCTCGCTATTGGCAACTGTAGTTATCAATAAGCTGTTCGACCGCGGACAAACCGCCTGATAAGGCGTGTATTGAAAAGGAGAACGAAATGAGTAAAACCGCTTTGAGCAAGTTCAGACATGCTGCCCTGCAGATACCACTGTGGTTGTATCTAATTGTTTCGGTCTACCCGTTGTTTTGGATGGTATCCTACTCGTTAAAGAACAACGATGAGATCTTCGTCTCTAACCCATTTGGACTGCCAACGCATTTTCGATACGAAAATTACATCAATGCCTGGACACAATTTAATATTCCCCGTTACTTTCTAAACAGTCTGGTCGTATCAACGATTTCGACTCTGTTTATCCTTTTACTGGCTCTGATGTTTGCCTTTGCAGTGGCTCGTATGAGGTGGAGATTTCGTTCTACCGTCCGGACTTATATGACCATAGGAATGTTTATGCCACTTCAGGTTATCATGATACCGCTGGCGATTCTGGTTCGCGATTTTAATCTAACGAATACGTATGGAGCTCTTATTCTTCCTTATATCGCAATTGGCCTTCCTTTCTCGTCCATGATTTTCTATGGGTTCCTTACGGGAATCCCTAAGGAGATTGAAGAGGCAGCATGCATGGATGGAGCTAATATTTATAGACTGTTCCTGAAAATCATTGTACCCCTTGCATTACCTGCAATTGCGACTGTAGCCATTTTTCAGTTTTTGAATAACTGGAATGAATTCACTTTGGCCTATATTCTCATTTCTGATGAAAATATGAAGACATTGCCGCTAGGCTTGCTTTTCTTCCAAGGCTCTTATAGTACAGATTGGGGAGCGATGGGTGCTGTTATGACTATTGCCTCCTTACCGATGGTACTCGTCTATCTGTTCTTGAGTGAACAAGTAGAGCGGGCGATGACGGTAGGTTCCGCTGTAAAAGGGTAAAAATAGACTTTCAAGCAAACTGCCTGGGTTAAGGATCACCAAGAGATCCTCTAACCCAGGCAGTTTGTTCGATAACGACATCAGACAATAAAATCGATATTTTCCACTATAATAGATAATAATATCCCCTTTTTTTGGGTGGTTTTTCTTTATAATGAAGGCGCACCCATAACAATTAAAGGAGCTGATATGTTTTGACTCGTAACCAACGCTTAAGAAAATGGTCCACAATCCTGTTAACGGTGCCTATGCTCACGATGTTCACCTCAGGTGCAATGGCCGAGCAGGATATGAACGGGCATAAGCCTCCGAATTCTGCTGGAAGCGGCGTGTTTTACGAAATTTATATTAATTCTTTTTATGATTCGAATGGGGACGGACATGGTGATTTAAAGGGTATTACACAAAAGCTTGATTACTTAAACGATGGCAATCCCCGTTCGGGCAAGGATTTGCAGGTCAGCGGTCTCTGGCTCATGCCACTGAATCCGTCTCCAAGCTACCATAAATATGATGTAACTGATTACTATCAGGTGGACCCGCAGTACGGGAATCTGAATGATTTCCGCACCTTGACGAAAGAAGCGAAAAGAAAGGGTGTCAAGGTGATCATCGACCTTGTTATCAATCATTCGAGCAGCGAGCACCCTTGGTTCAAGGAGGCCAGCGCCAACCCGCAAAGCAAATACCATGACTATTACGTATGGGCAGATGAGAATACAAATCTGGATGAGAAGGGATCATGGGGCCAGCAGGTATGGCATAAAAATCCGAATGGCGAAGGGTATTTCTACGGTACCTTCTGGTCGGGGATGCCGGATCTGAACTTTGACAATCCCGAAGTCTGCAAGGAAATGATCAAAGTCGGCAAGTATTGGCTACAGCAGGGTGCAGACGGATTCCGGCTTGATGCGGCGATGCATATTTTTAAAGGGCAAACGAAGGATGGCGCAGATAAAAACATTGCGTGGTGGAATGAGTTCCGTTCCGAGATGGAAAAGATAAATCCAAATGTATATCTGGCAGGAGAAGTATGGGATAAACCGGAGACAATAGCTCCTTATTACGAATCGCTCCACTCTCTGTTTAATTTTGATCTGGGCGGAACGATTTTGAACTCCGTGAAAAACGGCCAGGATCAGGGTATCGCAACATTCGCAGAGAAAACGCTAAAGCTGTACAAATCATACAATAGGGCGGCACTCGATGCTCCGTT contains these protein-coding regions:
- a CDS encoding ABC transporter substrate-binding protein encodes the protein MKKNLRIWSSALLVLTMSVGLVACGEDNSASSNNGSGDGTIKLKVYAQHFDDDTIKPFDYAVEELKKKMPDVEIELDPAVQDGGQKLKTYAATGNMPDIYLADWPVLQTFAKSKNVEVLDNYDTTAEFKKNLNPGVESRLVAPDNHVYAYPETGIEFQMIYYNKSIFEKVGIKTPLKTIDQMADAAKKLKAAGYVPMSIFAKEKWITTAFYNGLVTREQPRGFGALEEKGVKALPEAFVTAAQQMKQLQRAGLFDANATNTNYDQASSLFYQGKAAMFVNGQWEIYSSQEKLGDQVDWMYWPAKDEATYENSKYFIDGSGSPQGYAVSANSKNKETAVKVAAFLASKSAEYRYSQLGSPIVPVKVDKPMASNVPAMMQRVVKELLPNAQEYAQLLSNTKIQNTINDNTQNMMVDNFSENDFVSNLNNTLNKEN
- a CDS encoding carbohydrate ABC transporter permease — protein: MNKYLGNKPALALFLLPALILYSVILIYPVLQTVLRSFYDWDGLSTLTFSGLNNYRELFSDPLLATSLKNGLIFAIVLAVFQIGLGTILALICADPRTRGRKILKTAYFIPVVLSVTVVCQLWIAIYDPTNGLINRLFDLLNIPYQQNWLSSPTTSIIAIAFVNAWQFMGYQFSLLYAGVKSIPEDYFEAATIDGCSKWKAHLHVTLPLMRETYKFCFIIAITSGIGAFVQMLIMTNGGPGTTNYTLTFMIYRYAFMESNYGYACAVSVLLVLISLLATVVINKLFDRGQTA
- a CDS encoding carbohydrate ABC transporter permease, giving the protein MSKTALSKFRHAALQIPLWLYLIVSVYPLFWMVSYSLKNNDEIFVSNPFGLPTHFRYENYINAWTQFNIPRYFLNSLVVSTISTLFILLLALMFAFAVARMRWRFRSTVRTYMTIGMFMPLQVIMIPLAILVRDFNLTNTYGALILPYIAIGLPFSSMIFYGFLTGIPKEIEEAACMDGANIYRLFLKIIVPLALPAIATVAIFQFLNNWNEFTLAYILISDENMKTLPLGLLFFQGSYSTDWGAMGAVMTIASLPMVLVYLFLSEQVERAMTVGSAVKG
- a CDS encoding alpha-amylase family glycosyl hydrolase, producing the protein MTRNQRLRKWSTILLTVPMLTMFTSGAMAEQDMNGHKPPNSAGSGVFYEIYINSFYDSNGDGHGDLKGITQKLDYLNDGNPRSGKDLQVSGLWLMPLNPSPSYHKYDVTDYYQVDPQYGNLNDFRTLTKEAKRKGVKVIIDLVINHSSSEHPWFKEASANPQSKYHDYYVWADENTNLDEKGSWGQQVWHKNPNGEGYFYGTFWSGMPDLNFDNPEVCKEMIKVGKYWLQQGADGFRLDAAMHIFKGQTKDGADKNIAWWNEFRSEMEKINPNVYLAGEVWDKPETIAPYYESLHSLFNFDLGGTILNSVKNGQDQGIATFAEKTLKLYKSYNRAALDAPFLSNHDQTRVMSELGGDVRKAKLAASILLTLPGQPFLYYGEEIGMKGEKPDEFLREPMRWYKGEGLGQTKWEEPKYNKGEVSVEAQLRDNDSLLASYRTLIRLREEHEALRSDNLEPFQAGSANVAAYKRSSGKETLYIYHNLSGEPVTLQMKDWDKQKRKVVFSSSKDLKVKKDTVKIPAYSSLITKEDRKS